gcatgtggaacagcttgtgtttcggCATGACAATTCGTATTCTTTCGGTAACAGTCACTTACCGCGTTATgcgctcgaggacatgagcatatttcatttcatttccttgttttctttcagTTTCAATAAAAACTTTGTATTCCATATTCGATTCAATATTCgttatttttggccactattcggcacgaTTCAATTCGAAATGAAAttgcactattcgcacaccccaacTAAATAGACAGTTGCACGGACAGCGGGCAACTTCAGTCCGACTCTAATTCTCACGCAGATGGCAATATAGACAGCTTCGCGAAGACAGCATCGGATACAAATACGGTACAGGCTAccttgctgtccaaacaagaagCGGCTTTGCGGAATGATCGGACTTCTCGGATATCGCCGATGTGGTCGTCTGCCCGCACGTTGACGCTTTTTCGCGCGGTTATTATGAGCTACGCTTAGTTTTTTGTAGATTTGAACATGAAATAAGTTAAGGGAATAAAAATTTGTTGCTTTTCCTTAGCTTTCTCTCGGTGACGTGAGGCGCCGTCATTTCGTCCAAACCTCATCGGGACGCGTTACATTATTTGGATGACTGCGGCTGGATGCTCTCtcctaagctgtcagcgtagattgtatacgatgctgtccagaattggaacacagccactaTCGTTTGCGTTATGTCACCAAAACCAGTAAAACCCATTAGAGCCCATTAGTGAGGCTTGAATGCTGGACGTCGTTTTGCACCGGTGAAGTCAAACGAGTGTTTTAATTTGCGCGCTGGCCTTCAAGACGGCAGAATTTTCACCGTGGCACCATGGCTACGATGCGAACGGGAGATGCGCTACCGCCGTCCAGCAAGAGCGGAAGCGCGAGGGCATACGACCCCAATATGGGCAGTTTCTCCAGGTTAGCCAGATTCTCGATGACAAACATGTTCGCCTCCAGGATAGCCCCGTGCGCACCATCGCCGGACGCGTCCACGGATGCCGTGTCTAGACCTACACCGTTGACGTTGCGCTGGGTGGCCAAAAACGATGCGGCGTCTGCTGTGAACGCCGGGAAACGCCTTTCGCCGTTGGCGTCGATGCCCAAGTATGGCGTGCGGTTGAGCTAGTACTGTGCGAGAGAAGAGATGCTTTTTTAATTGATCGTCTCTTTTCACTGAATTCGCAAAGCCATCTCGTAGGTCTCCGACTTCACATTAAAACAGCAACAAGCTTACTTTCACAGAACAACGTCATTGACTTATCCACTTATACTCCCTGCAGCACCGCTGTGGCGGTTGCAGGTGTCAGGATATTATACATCGATTGCAGGCAAAACTCATTTAATGGGAATGAGCGAAAGTCTTCAGGCAAAATAATTGCACCGTTCAGTTGCTAAAGTAAGCAACCGTGTTTCTACTGTGTGATCTAGGTTTAAAAGCTAAATGGTTTACTTTGTAAGAGCTACGGGTACGAGAAAGATCATCAAATTTaacatattagatgcgaagcagcttaacgCGGGGACTTTGTCCATCCCTTCCGCGGCGTCCACACCTCCACtgcgtatgcgcgtcccctccccctctctctcctctcctacgttcctccctctcgcgcgcctcattctctcctgcgctacgccgcgatgagcgccagcgtcaacgccgccgccagtgtcagcgttagcgccagcacaagcacgccacgggaggcgtccacacccccactgcgcatgcgcgtcccctctctctcctattctacgttcccccctctcgcgcgcctcattctctcctgcgcaacgccgtgatgagcgcccTGCTACGCTCCCCCTTCTCGCGCGCCCTTGACGCTACACTTCACCGACCACAAGGCCGTCGGCTGCATAGCGCCGCGTGTACCGAcgctcccgctcaagcgaaccatatcccgctgcttcgcatccataCATGATttcttttagcgggagatggtgcaatttctTTGTTTAAACGTATGCGGCGTGCCGAGTTGGATGGAGAGCGTAGAAACTACAAGAAATAAAAATGCTTTGCAAATTCGACGCATACAGGCTGTCTAACCAAACTTAGGccactaattaaaaaaaacaggcgCTGCGCTTGTCGAATTGCATCAGTATTGTTTTGAgccatgcgaagcatttcatgataTTTTTCTCCAGCCGTGAGGATGATTTAACGGTGCAAGCTGATTGTAAATACTTGCTTGAATGACGAGAAATACAAAATAACATGCTAAATTGGCAGCGACAGCCTCATGGCGTTGAGTTGGGAGGAAGTACACTTGATAGATGTTTGAGGTTAGAAAAGAAGCCAATTTCTGTATGCCATGCGATGACGAATGCCTCAGCCTCGTCGGGAAGATATGATAGCGGATATAGATAGAAGATAAGAAATGACAGTCTGCCCTTCTAGATGAGTGTTAGTGCACTTGTACGAAACGACACTTCGGGGTACTGCTCAATTCCTATTAAAAAAACGGTATGTGTCTGCTAGCAGTCGGGAAACGAACTCAGTACGTACTTCCCGGAAATGAGGCGTACTCTTCCTACTCCACCAGCGCTGTAGATGTGGAGAAGGCATCCAGCACATATTGAAGAATGTCACGCGGTAACATTATCGGTTGCTCTGTAGTGCCCATACACAAAACTCTATTACAAGattcctgaagcccggtcttttcagaccgaggtgGGCCGCGTCAACGTCGGGACCGCCAGGCCAAGCTTTATGGCGCCATCGTGGACcatctggacagcccatagttgatcTTCATATGAAGAGCGTGATACCATctgctgccagtgaagccatttttcttcccGGTCAGGGAGACTTGTGGGACAGCCCACCAGCATTTGCCTGGTTTCAATGATGTCTCCATTCCTCTATTTGTATTTTGGGTTCTTACATTCAGTATTGCAAAGCGGACACTCGGAAACAATCGCTGTAGTAAACTTAGTTATTATTGCCTTTTATTTCATAGCGAGATATTACCTTGAGAAGGAAATAATATTAGGCCTTTTTTATCAAACCATTCTGGGACATTCGTGGGACTTTTGCAAAGTCGTGTATTGCAACGTTATCCGAGGAATCCCTAGAAATGTGCCGGATAAATTGCCGTGAGGTACAAGTAATTCAATTTGCTGCTTCTTGTTGGcgtaagaaagggaaattgacaaccaccggtttgtagcacgaaaccacaAGTAAATTCATACAAATTTCTTGGGACTTCGAatttttctagtttttctttttttaaccctTCCACCACATTGCGGTATTCCTCAGAACTTGTTTGGAGTAATTCCTTTTGGCGTGTTACACAGACAAAATACGTTGTAAGTCATCACTGACACCATCAGTGACACCATGTGGGCACGGATGACACTGCACGACTAATTAAGCTGCCAGCTTCTACGAACGTGGCGGAATATTTTTAAAATAGCAAAATTGTCTTTTTGCCTTGGAACATTTATGCGTACAACTTTGACAAGTTATGTCCTGTACAAAACTCATTCAGTGAAAAAATAATGTATACCTTAGAATGTCCAGTGTGAGCGATGAACAGGCATCCGTCCGGTAGACGCTGGTGCCTTTTCTCCCAATCAAGAATATCGTTCACAGTAACAAGGTATGCGGGGTCGGACTCCACGTTGTGTCGCACGTCCACAAGTGCCACTGGCATGAACAGCAGCATGTCCAGTGGTACTTGAGAAACGTCCCAGCCGGTCTTGTTGAAGTGTAATGGGGCGTTAGATGTGTACCACCGTGTATGGGCTCTTCGACCATGTCCACCTGAAGCCTAGATAATCATCAAAAGCTAGGAGAAACAACGTTTAGACATGCATCTTCCACGCATCTGGATGATTTGCTAGCCAGTTACTGCACAAGTTTACAGCACAAGGCTAGCACACGTTTAGGCAAAGACTTTCTTGATTTCGCTGTAGGCCACGCTAGTCTTCAGCTAAAGAAGTAGCGACTTTAAAgcacatcaaagaagcgtcctacatgTGGGACACTGGGCGTATCGGGTTAATGCTAGCAGAGATTAGTTTAAATGAGTTTGAAAACTATTCATTCGTGGGTGCTTTCAAgctgtttttctttgttggttgGTCTCCTGCAGTGCGGTTAAACAGCGGTTAAAAATTTCGCTTATGAAAAAATTCTGCCATAGAGGTTTTTGTGAGCACAGGAATTGGTGAGTGCCCAGCCAGCAAAACAATGAATGGGGTGTTTGTGCAGCAACTGAACATGCGGGCGTTTGCATCACGTCTAGGTATCTCTTGTACGTGGATGTTGTGAAGAAGTTAGAGAGGGTCAGAGCGAAGGCGATGAAGGTGAGGGTGTTGGAAATAAAGAGCATGGCTGACACCAATGCCAAGCCCAGCTGTGTGTTATTACAAATTGGCGAAGCCGACAGGGTACCTTGTCTGTGGACATCCAAGTCTATATGTGGGTGGACTTCACAATTGGAGCAAATGAACGCGGTGGCATCCAGATCTTCGCTGCAACTCCTCGAGATAAAGAGGAACAAGCTCTTCCTGAAGCAGTGGGAACTGATCCATTCATTTCCTGTATAAGCACTAAAACGAAGttcactccaggtggtttaactGCGAAAGGAACAGTGAGGATAAACATGAAATTTGAACATTATGAGAATTTTGTTCTCACTGAAATTGTAAATTGCACGAAGGCTGCTACCGTTGTTTCGTCTGACAGTTCCGTCGAACTGACcaacaagtttcttgaaatacaaGAGGAAGAGAGCAGGAAGCAAAATGAGTTAATGCGCTTGCTTGCAAACGTGAGCGAAGGAATAAGCACACCGAGTCTCGGTCACGTGAAGCCGGGCATGTTTGACGGAGAATCTGGCAGTCCCGAGTGGTGGCTCACATTTTGTGAATATGCATGCAATGAATATTACTGGCACAGTGACGAGGATAAAGCAAAGAACATGCCATTAGGCGAAGAGGTGGTACAAATTACGTGTCAACGCTCAAGCAACAAGCCATGGATAAAATGAACAAGATGTTGCTAGGGAACAAAGCGATCGCATTCATGTACAGGTCTGGATTTGCACTCAGCTATTATTATAAAGAAAGGCGGTTATTCCAGCTGGCTGACTCATCCTTGCTTGAGACATCTGTGGTTCCGCTTATTATCGATGGTTTGGGTCCGGACCTCCAAAGGCAAATGTAAGTGAGATGACCCAAGACAAtctcgctgctgacccgaaggtcgcgggatcaaatcccggccgcggcggctgcattttcgatggaggcgaaaatgtttgaggcccgtgtgctttgatttaggtgcacgttaaagaatcccaggtggtcgaaatttccggagccctccactacggcgtctctcataatcatatcatggttttgggacgttaaaccccagatattattattatacccaATCTACAAACGACTGTAGGGAATGCGAAACCTCTACATCCAGGACCTAGGAACCCAGCGTCAACCAACGACACCTGGTACAAGGTGTCCAAGCACCGCATCAGCTGATGAAAGACGCCCGCTTGCAAACTGGAGGCCTTCCGCAACTCCTATGCCCTTTTAGACCGTACAGCGGGGCTCAGACCAATATGAAGACCTAGATGACGTGAGAAAAAACTGAATGAAGAGGGTGTCGGCTTTCGCCCGACGACATAATAGTAGGTGTTTATTTATGTCATAATAGTCTATTGTACATATCGGTTTTTGTTGGTGGATATAAAAGGAGTGCGCTAGATTACAGCGGAACATACGTCACTGTTATAAATGCTAGTGATGTTGAGAGCGAGAAGGTAAAACAAGCACGGCCTGTAGAAATACACGGATACGATGGAAGACGAGATGTTCACGATAAATGAACATGTGTAACCATATCGTGCCTCGGCAATACTGTCGCTGCGCAAGCACTGGTACTCGACAGAGTACCCTTTAAATTACTCCTTTCACGTTCAGCTATCAGTGCACTTCGCCTTAACATCTACTAGACCTGGACGGCACGAGCTTCACGCTCTTTACTGATCATCAAGCCTTAACGAATATGCTTAACTTCGCATAACctagagaaaaaaattggccgttggccgcgtatctgcgtgcttcgctgcaaatgtcgcgtAAAGACGATAgtagaggcgctgtgtgagatatggacgccatctggcaatacgtcgggaaacatgagtgctgtgttgcgtgctggtagtcccggcgcagcagcaggcgaagaccggcggtgaccaacgcgaccggcggggacgccagccagcccgaatacgcggtttggcgcgaagcgctgaagcagagaaacgtccgcactcaacgagtactctccacacactcttttatttacacgtcgcctgggtaaaacaggaacgccagagcggcgcccacaaccggcagcctcaaggccgcccacaacgctgctttttcattttttaaatatttttttttcaccttcttggccttctcaaaactaaagtttttcaacaccaacccatggcattcgtacagtgcaatacagaaccgaaaccgaaacacaacaatgagctcgtgcgaagggcacggaggaaggcaaatttcagcgcagtcgcattttcagctttgttgaaacagcgctcactagacgacgacgaagtataagaaggcacaggacaggcagcgcctgtcctgtgccttcttttacttcgtcgtcgtctagtgagcgctgtttcaacataGATGAACGCAtatcaactcgctcaagcttccattaattcttatgcattttcagcgcagcttaagaaactagggtccttaaaattacgtatgtatgcattttctattaaaggaacacgccacctgatacttacctagtgatgttgcagctcagatatgcatgatatttactttttgatcgacaacgttcacaagtatgaacagccgtaccagttcaagacggctggcccttgggcaagtggttcaactttggccgagtggctgaatcgagggacgtgccgacaaacagaaagacagacagacagacagaaagacagaccaaaatttctgcgtttaagttccccaagaaagactatcgtctttaaaaatcgcaAGGTCGGTGAGCGAACTCCGGCAGTTCACGGTCGTGGTCCATCACAGGCCTCGGGAGCACCTCAAGGCTGCAGATTCGCTTTCGATACTTGCGGTAATTGCTGATCAAGAACATATCGAAGCAACTCTGTTGTGGGAGGGAACTGAAGAACTCAAGTGCCACGACGGAAAGTTCGCCGTCCCAGAAACAATGGTGCCTCCAATCTTGGAGCTTTATCACGACTCTCCGCACTCAGGTGGACACGACGATTTTTTGAGGAATTATCGCAAGATTCATAAGCGATTCCAGTGGAAACACATGAAAGATACCATCCAGCGGTATGTTCAGTCTTGTCATCAATGTCAAGTTCACAAAGCTAAGTTCCTTCAGAGAACGGACGAGGTGGTCTTGCCCCAACACTCCGACATGCTGCTTGAAGTCGTCCAGGCGGACTTCGCACAGCTCTATAAAAAGGCCGCAGGAGTAGTAAAAACGCAGCCTTTCCTAGTGGCAATAGATCAATGCACAAGAACAGTGCCTGCACCGCCAAGAAGAGAAGACGCAAATGGTGTGATTGCTCTTTTGAGCCGAGAGATGTTTAAGAACACCAAGTAGTGATATAagacaatggaccagcgtttGTGCGcctgtgtttggaaaaatgggCGAAATAACGAAGAGTTATTTTGCAACGCTGCGGGCCATACCATCCTGGAGGAAATGGCATGGCTGAAAGAACTATACGAGATTTGAAGGAGTTCATTTCAGCGTGCCCAAGTTTTCAAGGCCAATGTAAGTGCTTCTTGGAGGCAGCTGCTCCCCTTCCCAATCGGTCGCATACTGTGAGCATCGGCTGTAGCCCGTATTTTGCGGCATTCGTAAAGGCACCAGTGCTTCCTGCTGATCAACAGCTTCGTACTGCTCACAACCCGCAATTGAGCAAAAAGCGAAAAACTTCGGAAGCATACCAGCGATACAGAGAAGATATGAAGAGAAACTTCGACCGCCGCCACAACACGCGGATACCCCATATACAGCTGAACGATCTCATAATCGTCAGAAAAAGCCTTCGCGGCACGAAGCAGGTGTATACGGGACCTTATCGTGTGGTGCAGACTGCAGTGCAGCAAGGCGTTCGCAAGAGGGTTGGTTACGTCAACGATGGCGTTGTGCTGGAGTTTCAGACCATTGGAAACGTCTTTATGTATCATGCCAGGAGGGATGAGTCTTCAAGGAAGCGGAGCGTACGTGGACGTTCTAAAGAAGTTAGAGAGGGTCTGaaggaagacgaggaagatgagggtgttcGGAATAAAGAAAATGGCTGACACCACAGCCTAGGCCTAATGGTTAAGGTCTACGCTGCTTTTCCTTTGCGCTAAAGCTTGTCAATACAAGTGCCAGAGGGCTGCGTCGCAGCATACTGCATGGCTTTGAGCAAAGTATTGGTGCAAATCAACTGCAAGCATGCTGTCATACTTGGGATTTCGTCGTTTTGGGGAACTAATACACCGCAAGAGAAAGTGCACAGCAGGTGATCTGATGTATTCATGTAGGTGTCGCGTAATTAAAATGAACGACAAGAAAATGCCTATACTTCGCGTTCACACATGTAGCTACGCCAAGATGTCATCTGATTGTCAACGCACTAGTGTTAACATACTACCCGACATACTACATAGCGTGATGGAGCACATTGAATGTTCTAGAGTCATCGCAACGTCTAGGTGCAGCGCTAGCTAACGGACACAATGTTACGCGTTCAGAAACACCACAGAAAGTGGACGGGGAAATGGCCATCACCGTGGCACGACTGGTAATGCATCGCACACGCAATGCGAAGGTCATGGGTTAAGTTACCAGTGGTGGCAAGTTTTTTCGTCCATTTTCATCCCCCTTTTACCTTCGTAGAAATAACGCCACTAtgtcttccttggcttcattatctgttgattTCATACATTTGAGCTTAAAGTGATCTCCTCGGTTGATTGCCCCTTTTACGTTCATCTTAATGGTAATAAAATTTATGCATTCATCATGCAACAGGGATTCAGTTTACGCGGATTTTAAACACAATAGTCAATAAGAACTTCCGTACCACTCAGCTCTAGTGGCGTTGTAAACCGTCACGTTCAGCCTGTAGCTGGCGTCATCGTCCCAATATATGGTCCCGGCGTTGTGGTGAGACAGGTCCACAAACTTGTAGCTGCTAATCGGGTCCTGCGGTGTCACTCTCAGCAGCGCCCATGCCTGATGTTGGGGTAGGAGGAAGCAGAAAGCCAAGACTAACCATGTCGTCGATTTCAACTCCATCTGCAATATGAAACGTGCCTATTAATTTATGAACTATGTGTGCTGAGCAAGCAATTAAAAAGGACGCCGTTAGCTTGTAATTCATGCACCACCTAGCGTCGCGAAATGCTCCATATTGAAGTGGCACCTATAGCATTTTTATATTTTCTTGTACCGCCAAATTGGGGGATACTATAGCGCGTCTCAGCGTACCGTTGAAGTCCAGATCAAATCAGTACAGCAATTACCTAGCTTTTTTCCAGGATGACGTCAGCATGTTAGCAGGATTAGGTGTCAGTGATGTTCATATAATGCAATTACTTGTACTTTTTCTTTCGTCCCCAGATTGTTCTTTATGATCTATTTCTAATGGAACTATGTAGCCGGTATTAACGCCCATTTAGTGGAAAAACTTTTTACCTGCATTGAATATAGTTCTCTATATTGGTCGTAAAGTTATACAGTACAATGAATTTTctttagacacaacattaatgaaaaccaacTGGAAATCAAGCCTTCAAAAGCATAGGGACGTTGTTTGTAATAATTAAGGTATGAATGCGAAAAGATTAAAAACGATAAAAAGGCAACTTACCATCGGCAGGGGCGGAATCAATAATGTGGACGTGAATCAAttggtagggcatcggacgcgtcattctaaggttgcaggttcggtgcctgccggcggAAAGtggtcttttcgtccaccttattttcttcacatttgtatcacAATTACAACCAATAACGTCCCCAATACTTTCCTTTGACTTAACCGTCTGTTGGTTCTCTTTAGAGGTATCTAAAAAAACATCCGtgaaattctccttctttcgttcataatATAATACAATCAAACATAATATATTTTACAGGTAACCTGTGTGTACTGAACCTGGATACCAGCAATAATTAGTTTAATTTCGTGTTTTCTTGAATAGCAGCTCTTGCCATATGCCGTTTTCTTTTAAAAGGACATGGACTTCTAATGTTTTCTTGCCTTTGATTATGAGGACAGGACGCTGTTCACTTTGGCTCAATCATTCTAGAAGCAAAGTGAGGCACATGGCAGTGAGCAGAGGATGCGCTTCGAATACGCAGGACACTGAAATTCGCAAGAGTATAAATTTTCTATTTTCTTCCCTACTGAGTGAACTATCTTTCTTATAATGTTTGTTACTGTGTGTTTGCAAAAGCATTTGCTCCGCGAGCGCTACGGACACTCGCCAAAAAGTAGCATTGCTATCGCTTGCCGACTCGCATACGCATTCACTGAAGTACTGGTATACATGACTGATCTGTTACACTGAGACACCAAATAGAAGAACCTGGTCATTTCTACGGGGCATTTTGTTCAATTTGAGCGCACTAAAAGCCAGTATGTGAGAATGTGGCGTATAAAAAAGGAATATAAGGAACTATGCATTCTTGACACCTACCCACTTGTAGGTATAATTTCATTAGCAGCACGGGACGAACTCATAAAACAGAGACTCTGGCGGGAAGGGGGCATCAGGATTAGAGAAAAGCTCCATGGGTGCAAACATTTTTTCCGGGGCATGATTTCAAGTAGGTTTTTTCGTAGAGTTCCTCGTGCACGCTATCAGCAGCATTCTGCCGGACCTAGATGGCGCACTGCGTTTATGAAATGCGGGTTTTAGCATTTCGCTGTCCAATTCCTGCACTTTATGAATATTATCGCAGGTTTCTTCTTTTGGGCTATACTTTTAAACAATATGCACCCTCTGCAGCTTCTCGGTTCTCCGAACCTCTTTCGTTGAGATCTTGAGGAATCTAACCTTAAAGCTAAAGGAAATGAGAAGTTCAACTGGGAAAAGGCATCAAGGCAGTGCTCTTGACAGGAAAGTCGTGAGCTCAGTTTTTAAAAAGAACATTCACACTGTATGGATAGATGTGGATGGCTGCTTGTTGACGTGATAAGCTTAACCATCTCGGAATTCTCGAAATTAAAGCCTTAACCCAGGGCACGGGTTGCAGGCTTGTTTCCATTGTATTCCGCAACCACATTTCTGTATCATTTCTGTGCAATACAGTGACATGTTCCATGAAGTCGTTGCTTGAAAGTGCCATTCAGGCTTGAGGAAAATGTTGCTTTCTATAACAACGCTCGAGCTCTGCTTGTCAAAGATGCTCAAGAATAGAATGACTCACACGGAAAGAGCAAGTTATCCTCGCTTGAAGGCTGGAATGCTCCGCAGCATTCTTTTCAGCTTCAGTCAAAACAGTCGACTGCAAGTCGTTTTCCTGGCAGCGCAAACGAAAAGCTGTACAACGGATGGTCATGTGACAAAGGTCGCCAAATACCTTACATGTACTTGCTTTTTTTACGCTGTCTTTCCATGCTGTGGAATGCCGCAGCTGGGCGTTTACACTGCGCCGAATCGACGAGTCGGGCGAGTGACAGATGCAGCTTTCAGGGACACTGGATAAACAGCGCTCCTAGCGGCCACTTCTGCAAGCTCTCCAGGCTCATTTTTCGGCGACAAAAAAACGAATTGGTGCAATTTGCAAAAGTCTGTTGAGAGGCATGCTCTAGGAGCCTTGCCACATTTCCCAAATGCAGAACTGTTTGCATGGGGACTTTAAATTCTGTACCCGTGACGTGTTGTGTTTAAACAAAGGGAACGTATGAAAGTGGCGGCTCGTCCTTTAGGACAAAAACGtgcagtcgaaaaaaaaaaacaagaaaacttgaAGGGAACCTGCAAATCGCCCGGAGATACAAGCAGTTCGAAGAGATAGGTTTCATTTCACCGAGTCATTATGTTTTCATGAGCAGAAAAACACGTTCCAAAATGACGTTGTCTACAAGGTAGTCGAGcctttgaccgtagtatcttgaTAATGCCCATCCTATCACCCTCCGACCGACGTGCGCCGTAGCCGAGTGGGTTAAGCGGTTGTGCCGGCAGTTCGCGCGTAATAGCTACTGCGCGAGTTTGAATTACGCACCTTTGCGGCATTTTCTTTGCAGCTTCGATTTCGCTTCTGGAAATGCAGCCGGTAAACCTCTTACGTTTTACTATTTCCTATCACGCAACCTAGTATTC
This window of the Rhipicephalus sanguineus isolate Rsan-2018 chromosome 2, BIME_Rsan_1.4, whole genome shotgun sequence genome carries:
- the LOC119381868 gene encoding isatin hydrolase — translated: MLLFMPVALVDVRHNVESDPAYLVTVNDILDWEKRHQRLPDGCLFIAHTGHSKLNRTPYLGIDANGERRFPAFTADAASFLATQRNVNGVGLDTASVDASGDGAHGAILEANMFVIENLANLEKLPILGSYALALPLLLDGGSASPVRIVAMVPR